In a single window of the Tellurirhabdus bombi genome:
- the nadB gene encoding L-aspartate oxidase has product MPHQYDFLVVGSGIAGLTYATKLAIHFEEQQTPVRIAVITKVRADETNTKYAQGGIAAVWSEDDSFEKHIEDTMIAGDFLSNREIVEIVIREAPERIQELIDYGTRFDREKDGDYDLAKEGGHSDHRILHFKDITGAEIERALLEKAQSLKSIEIFTHYYAVDLITRHHLGETVHRYDPDNHCFGAYVLDTQTGKVERFLAKTTLLATGGIGNIYQSTTNPTIATGDGMAMAYRAKAICKDMEFIQFHPTALYEPGKKPSFLISEAVRGFGGILRNKKGETFMEQYDSRLSLAPRDIVARAIDSEMKKSGDQHVYLDVTHCDYEKFVEHFPNITAYCRENLGIDIQKEYIPVVPAQHYMCGGVRVNEWGQTNINFLYAAGECSCTGLHGANRLASNSLLEAVVFGHRAYVKTLEELNAAVTPPDLPEWNDAGTTHPEELILVTEMKRELESIMSNYVGIVRSNRRMKRAMDRLELIYLEHEELYRQSKVSVHVCELRNMIEVAYLILKAAMSRSDNRGLHFNLDNVKA; this is encoded by the coding sequence ATGCCCCATCAGTATGATTTCCTTGTCGTCGGTTCTGGTATTGCCGGACTGACGTATGCCACGAAACTGGCTATTCATTTCGAAGAGCAGCAAACGCCCGTCCGCATTGCTGTCATCACGAAAGTTCGCGCCGACGAAACCAACACCAAGTACGCGCAGGGTGGCATCGCAGCGGTTTGGTCGGAAGATGATTCGTTCGAGAAGCACATCGAAGACACCATGATTGCGGGCGATTTTCTGAGCAACCGCGAGATTGTTGAGATCGTTATCCGGGAAGCGCCGGAACGCATTCAGGAACTCATTGATTACGGAACCCGCTTCGACAGGGAAAAAGATGGGGATTATGATCTGGCCAAAGAAGGCGGTCACTCCGATCATCGGATTTTGCACTTTAAGGACATTACCGGAGCCGAAATTGAGCGGGCTTTGCTGGAAAAGGCGCAGTCGCTAAAATCCATCGAGATCTTCACGCATTATTACGCCGTTGACCTCATTACGCGGCACCACCTCGGCGAAACCGTGCACCGCTACGACCCGGACAATCATTGTTTTGGAGCGTATGTGCTAGATACACAGACAGGTAAGGTTGAGCGTTTTCTGGCTAAAACCACATTGCTGGCAACGGGCGGTATTGGCAATATCTACCAAAGTACCACTAACCCGACGATTGCCACCGGTGATGGCATGGCGATGGCATACCGCGCCAAGGCAATTTGTAAGGACATGGAATTCATCCAGTTTCACCCGACGGCTTTGTATGAACCCGGCAAAAAACCGAGCTTCCTGATCTCAGAGGCGGTCCGTGGTTTCGGGGGGATTCTGCGTAACAAGAAGGGAGAAACGTTCATGGAGCAGTACGATTCGCGCTTGTCGCTGGCTCCACGTGATATTGTCGCTCGGGCCATTGACTCCGAGATGAAAAAATCGGGGGATCAGCACGTTTATCTGGATGTGACGCACTGCGATTACGAAAAATTCGTTGAGCATTTCCCAAATATTACGGCCTACTGCCGCGAAAACCTGGGGATTGATATTCAGAAGGAGTACATTCCGGTGGTTCCGGCCCAGCATTACATGTGCGGGGGCGTGCGCGTCAACGAATGGGGACAAACCAACATCAATTTCTTGTACGCCGCCGGTGAATGCTCCTGCACGGGTCTGCACGGCGCCAATCGTCTGGCGTCTAATTCGCTGCTGGAAGCCGTTGTTTTCGGGCACCGGGCCTACGTGAAAACGCTGGAAGAGCTCAACGCTGCTGTTACGCCCCCTGACCTCCCCGAATGGAATGACGCGGGCACTACGCATCCCGAAGAACTGATTCTGGTCACGGAAATGAAGCGGGAACTGGAATCGATCATGTCCAATTACGTAGGCATTGTGCGTTCCAACCGCCGGATGAAGCGGGCCATGGACCGTCTGGAACTGATTTACCTCGAACACGAAGAACTCTACCGACAGTCAAAAGTGTCGGTTCACGTGTGCGAACTGCGCAATATGATTGAGGTAGCTTATTTGATTCTCAAAGCCGCGATGTCGCGAAGCGATAACCGGGGCCTGCATTTCAATCTGGATAATGTAAAAGCCTGA
- a CDS encoding LytR/AlgR family response regulator transcription factor, whose translation MIRCIAVDDEPIALDIIRSHASKVPFLEMKATFVNAFEALNYLKTEAVDLIFLDINMPDLTGLDFAQVVGNKSLVIFTTAYPEYALQGFELSALDYLLKPIAFGRFLQACNKAYERVSGNTKKSPYVFVKDGYDWVRINLEELLYIASEGNYLTFQETSKKTLTRMTISEAMEMLSAEDFMRVHKSYIVALDRIEKIERHQLTINKLQVPLSGSYRDELLERVK comes from the coding sequence ATGATCCGTTGTATTGCCGTTGACGACGAACCCATTGCGCTGGATATTATTCGCTCACATGCTTCGAAAGTGCCGTTTCTGGAAATGAAAGCTACTTTTGTGAATGCATTCGAGGCGCTGAACTATCTCAAAACTGAAGCGGTTGACCTGATCTTTCTCGACATCAACATGCCCGACCTGACCGGCCTTGATTTTGCTCAGGTAGTTGGCAATAAGTCGCTGGTTATTTTCACGACGGCCTATCCCGAATATGCCTTACAGGGATTTGAACTCAGTGCGCTGGATTACCTGCTGAAACCCATTGCTTTTGGGCGGTTTTTACAGGCTTGCAATAAAGCCTACGAACGGGTTTCGGGCAATACAAAGAAATCGCCGTATGTCTTTGTCAAAGATGGGTATGATTGGGTGCGGATCAATCTGGAAGAACTGCTTTACATCGCGTCCGAAGGAAATTACCTGACCTTTCAGGAAACAAGCAAGAAAACGCTAACCCGCATGACCATCAGTGAGGCCATGGAAATGCTGTCGGCGGAGGATTTCATGCGGGTACACAAATCGTATATCGTCGCGCTGGACCGCATCGAAAAAATTGAGCGGCACCAGCTAACCATTAACAAGTTGCAGGTGCCGCTCAGTGGCTCTTACCGGGATGAGTTGCTGGAACGGGTCAAATAA
- a CDS encoding sensor histidine kinase encodes MERLILVKNTIEAKALKIDTNLTPFISQQIQSTSPVLAFLKKHWILLALVGSLGYLTYFFSEQSLPSRIQEMLTDYEERGKVNYRKKGQPSVELGLASPEDKKGAGSQKVRTPPDSYRLGYFLGRVAVEWKAVFAVLLFVIAIAELSYRYLFRRLYEKDRIGQVVYTLIWLIAWFALKIAISLSSKDQAVKDAEALLLYPLIPALYLHNLFKSWRDSFRRQATLLQEKTQAELEALKAQVNPHFLFNTLNNLYGTALMENSPRTAESIQQLSGIMRYVMEESRVQVTDIRRELKFINDYIELQEIRLPRLDTIRIETDIEWDEQPVKIAPLLLNPLIENAFKYGISIQHSSFVRIFLRVEKGQLNLKIENSIPPRTDLEKGAGSGLANVRQRLALAYPGKHRLLVEESPNNFSVILTIKL; translated from the coding sequence ATGGAAAGGCTAATACTCGTTAAAAATACCATCGAAGCCAAAGCCCTAAAAATCGATACAAACTTGACTCCCTTCATCAGTCAACAAATTCAATCTACATCGCCGGTACTTGCCTTTTTGAAAAAGCACTGGATCTTGCTCGCGCTAGTGGGAAGCCTTGGCTATCTGACTTACTTCTTTTCTGAGCAAAGTTTACCATCACGCATACAGGAAATGCTGACGGATTATGAGGAACGGGGAAAAGTAAACTACCGCAAAAAAGGGCAACCGAGTGTTGAATTGGGACTCGCATCCCCCGAAGACAAGAAAGGGGCAGGCAGCCAGAAAGTAAGAACGCCGCCCGACTCTTACCGCCTGGGTTATTTCCTGGGTCGGGTTGCTGTCGAGTGGAAAGCTGTTTTTGCCGTTTTGCTTTTCGTAATCGCCATTGCCGAATTGAGCTACCGTTATTTATTCCGGCGCTTGTACGAAAAAGACCGAATTGGTCAGGTGGTTTATACACTGATATGGCTGATTGCTTGGTTTGCGCTTAAGATTGCAATCAGTCTCTCTAGTAAAGACCAGGCCGTGAAAGATGCGGAAGCGCTTTTACTCTATCCCCTGATTCCGGCGCTTTACCTGCATAACCTGTTTAAAAGCTGGCGCGATTCGTTCCGGCGGCAGGCAACGTTGCTTCAGGAAAAAACCCAGGCCGAACTAGAAGCCCTCAAAGCGCAGGTGAACCCGCATTTTCTGTTCAATACGCTGAATAACCTGTACGGTACGGCACTGATGGAAAACAGCCCGCGCACCGCCGAAAGCATCCAGCAACTTTCAGGAATTATGCGCTACGTCATGGAAGAGTCTCGGGTGCAGGTAACCGATATCCGGCGCGAGCTGAAGTTCATCAACGATTACATCGAACTACAGGAGATTCGGCTGCCCCGGCTGGATACGATCCGGATTGAGACCGATATTGAGTGGGATGAGCAACCCGTAAAAATTGCCCCGTTGCTGCTAAACCCGTTGATCGAGAATGCCTTTAAGTACGGAATCAGCATTCAGCATTCTTCTTTCGTTCGCATTTTTCTGCGCGTTGAAAAGGGCCAGCTCAACCTAAAAATTGAAAACAGCATTCCGCCACGGACCGATCTGGAAAAAGGCGCGGGATCAGGATTAGCCAACGTCCGGCAGCGGCTGGCACTGGCTTATCCGGGAAAGCATCGCTTACTGGTAGAAGAAAGCCCAAATAATTTTTCAGTAATACTGACCATCAAACTCTAA
- a CDS encoding CPBP family glutamic-type intramembrane protease — MKPSRSIYTDFLSYVKNPGYVQPVNVVGFSKVTLFIRLFLTQCPFWLGSGFLAAFVVLQFEKWTGADLRQHHAIHGWSFFVAAVLIVPLVEETMFRFSLQLTPGRLASALSIMLLLVLFRLYNNLSSATPQYLVVGIFAMWSLASYLLVKWIRQPRLFGRIEAFWRQHFRVIYYLSAFSFGFFHLSNCVELSVWHLALAPLITLPQIVLGFYQGYVRMTYGFWYAVGLHMLVNLGPVTLMMTSQFN, encoded by the coding sequence ATGAAACCTAGCCGCTCCATTTACACCGACTTTCTGTCTTACGTTAAGAACCCGGGTTACGTGCAGCCCGTCAACGTAGTCGGATTTAGCAAAGTAACCTTGTTCATTCGCTTGTTTTTGACCCAGTGTCCTTTTTGGTTGGGTTCTGGTTTTCTGGCCGCCTTTGTGGTGCTTCAGTTCGAGAAGTGGACCGGCGCTGACCTGAGACAACACCACGCTATTCATGGCTGGAGCTTTTTCGTGGCGGCCGTTCTGATTGTTCCTTTGGTGGAAGAAACCATGTTTCGCTTTAGCCTGCAACTAACCCCCGGGCGATTAGCCAGTGCACTCAGTATAATGCTGCTATTGGTATTGTTTCGTCTTTATAATAACCTGAGCAGCGCAACGCCGCAGTACCTTGTTGTAGGGATATTTGCTATGTGGAGCCTTGCCAGCTATCTGCTGGTGAAGTGGATTCGTCAACCCCGGCTTTTCGGGCGTATCGAAGCCTTTTGGCGGCAGCATTTCCGGGTGATTTATTATCTCTCGGCCTTTTCCTTTGGTTTTTTTCACCTGAGCAACTGTGTTGAGCTTTCCGTATGGCATCTGGCACTAGCTCCTCTGATTACGCTTCCGCAGATTGTGCTGGGCTTCTATCAAGGCTATGTGCGAATGACCTACGGATTCTGGTATGCGGTAGGTTTACACATGCTGGTGAATTTAGGTCCGGTTACCCTCATGATGACCAGTCAATTTAATTAA